One genomic window of Acidobacteriota bacterium includes the following:
- a CDS encoding carboxypeptidase regulatory-like domain-containing protein produces the protein MTEVKKCEPAADRNARFSSMWLSLAGTLASLVCIVVLLFGYAAPAHAQLYAGSVTGVVSDPTGAMIPDADVTLTDAEKGFQFTAKADSKGRYLFRAVAPGTYNLSVKAAGFKDQAHTGIKVDVNQNVGADVVLTVLGTLETVNVSTAAPLLATEDAVSGQVIDRKLINDLPLNGRGVFNLAFLAPGVTEVDAACMGCSANNFVSNGSRNATADILMDGVTTTNYEQNSGIRVDTYTPSVDAVEEFKVQESNFSAEFGFSGATIVNLVTRSGTNAFHGSAYEFLRHYKMDANNWFANNQGIPIPSLRRNNFGLTFGGPIVKNKTFFFFDYEGVRQTSAYGPVFYGVPSDAEKSGDFGEVCTHNGGAFDDQGNCSNLNGQVWDPYSGTYDPNVGGARRLAPIPFNNLTNYTSTVDANHPGNQILASYPEAAPYRLPGGPGNLIDPVAQKLMNYFPEPNYNVGTPDYSPFINRVDSGATKGSTNQWDLKIDHRFSQKNLISGKYAHSKNNSTPFNCFRNVADPCSSGPATGGAHVFALNDTHTFTPNILLNITYGVSRGTYFYPSNAGTFPKGFSAVDSIGEPSYMKDSGYDWFPAVGIGGYGSAGPYNNIGGELYSYAKQGQETHHLIGTLSWVKGTHEFKFGAEGRLHRLNFTQPNYAPGGYYSFDQSGTSNPDSGCTPDEEHDCPFLGGDGMASFMIGVQPNSWGMYEIPNSVASQNFEFGGFVQDNWKKSDRLTLNLGMRYEVVRPRTERYNQLNWLDPNAESPITLNGKHLLGGERFASSHDRNSYATSYKNFQPRFGFAYRPFHNTVIRGGYGIYFSAWRGAVAGSSGVGQQGFYQLSNLVTSFFGDGATPAARMSNPYPNGGPTKPPKSSLGLLNDVGFGSYGPIRSISSKIPNEQSWSFGVQHETRWHMVFDASYVGKKGTHLYYANAGNLNHLGREIEHFTGDQIAELITFVDNPFADPAQSNASQVLDPNNPLLYSQIQALQLKFAYPQFGSFSGDEPPIANSLYHALQIRAEKRFSNGLEFLTTYTFSKSIDDSSLTSTNSGYLGSFASLQNPNNPGGERSLSSFDIPHVLQFSYTYELPIGRGKWIGNTSNPILNGIVGGWRTNGIWRFSSGRPINPALYESRPLPTYGAQRPNLVGTPKRSGGKDSDWIQQYFTSADGSDFLAQPAQYALGTAPRSLGSVRNPGGANADLSMFKEFGLGSIREGMRLEYRLESFNTFNHPQFCGPDTTYVDPALGLTDTTFGKIFYTCNNPREVQMALKLYW, from the coding sequence ATGACCGAAGTTAAGAAATGCGAACCAGCAGCAGATCGAAATGCCCGGTTCAGTTCGATGTGGTTGAGCCTTGCCGGTACTCTGGCGAGCCTGGTGTGCATCGTTGTTCTTCTCTTCGGATATGCTGCCCCTGCGCACGCTCAGCTCTATGCCGGCTCCGTAACCGGCGTGGTCAGCGATCCCACGGGTGCCATGATCCCCGATGCGGATGTCACGTTGACGGACGCCGAGAAGGGCTTCCAATTCACGGCGAAGGCGGATTCGAAAGGGCGATATCTCTTCCGCGCCGTGGCGCCCGGCACTTACAACCTGTCGGTGAAAGCGGCTGGTTTCAAGGATCAGGCTCACACCGGCATCAAGGTTGACGTCAACCAGAACGTGGGCGCGGACGTCGTACTGACCGTGCTCGGTACCCTGGAGACGGTGAATGTGTCTACCGCGGCTCCCCTGCTGGCCACCGAGGATGCGGTATCCGGGCAGGTGATCGACCGCAAGTTGATCAACGATCTTCCGCTCAATGGCAGAGGAGTCTTCAACCTGGCATTTCTTGCCCCAGGCGTGACCGAAGTGGACGCGGCTTGCATGGGATGTTCCGCTAATAACTTCGTCTCGAACGGCAGTCGCAATGCCACCGCCGACATTCTGATGGACGGCGTCACCACCACCAACTACGAGCAGAACAGCGGCATCCGCGTCGATACCTACACGCCATCGGTGGATGCTGTCGAAGAGTTCAAAGTACAGGAATCAAACTTCAGCGCTGAATTCGGTTTCAGCGGTGCGACCATTGTGAATCTTGTCACGCGCTCTGGTACAAACGCATTCCACGGCAGCGCCTATGAATTTCTTCGCCACTACAAGATGGATGCGAACAACTGGTTCGCCAATAACCAGGGAATTCCGATTCCTTCGCTTCGGCGCAATAACTTCGGTCTTACGTTCGGCGGGCCGATCGTGAAAAACAAGACATTCTTTTTCTTCGACTATGAGGGCGTACGACAGACTTCAGCCTATGGGCCTGTGTTCTATGGCGTACCGAGTGATGCCGAGAAGAGTGGCGACTTCGGTGAAGTCTGTACTCATAACGGCGGCGCATTCGACGATCAGGGCAATTGCTCGAATCTAAACGGGCAGGTATGGGATCCCTACTCCGGAACGTACGATCCGAATGTCGGAGGTGCAAGGCGCCTTGCCCCGATCCCGTTCAACAATCTGACAAACTACACCAGCACGGTGGATGCGAACCATCCTGGCAATCAGATTCTAGCCAGCTATCCTGAAGCTGCTCCCTATCGACTGCCGGGCGGACCAGGCAATCTGATTGACCCGGTTGCGCAGAAGTTGATGAACTACTTCCCGGAACCCAACTACAACGTCGGCACCCCCGACTACAGTCCATTCATCAACCGGGTCGACTCCGGTGCAACCAAGGGCAGCACTAATCAATGGGACCTGAAGATTGACCACCGCTTCAGTCAGAAGAATCTGATCAGCGGCAAATACGCGCACTCTAAAAACAATTCCACTCCGTTCAACTGCTTCAGGAACGTAGCGGATCCCTGCTCCAGCGGACCGGCAACGGGTGGGGCACACGTGTTCGCGCTGAATGATACCCACACCTTCACTCCCAACATCTTGCTGAACATCACCTACGGCGTTTCTCGAGGGACTTACTTCTACCCAAGCAATGCGGGAACGTTTCCGAAGGGATTCTCGGCCGTGGATTCGATTGGCGAACCTTCCTACATGAAAGACTCCGGCTATGACTGGTTTCCAGCCGTTGGCATCGGTGGATACGGTTCAGCGGGACCCTACAACAACATTGGCGGAGAACTCTACAGCTATGCCAAGCAGGGGCAGGAAACTCATCACCTGATCGGAACGCTGAGCTGGGTAAAGGGTACTCACGAGTTCAAATTCGGCGCGGAGGGCCGTTTGCACCGGCTCAACTTCACGCAACCGAATTACGCGCCGGGCGGCTATTACAGCTTCGACCAGAGCGGCACGTCAAACCCCGATTCCGGATGTACGCCTGATGAGGAACATGATTGTCCTTTCCTGGGCGGAGATGGCATGGCGAGCTTCATGATTGGCGTCCAACCGAACTCGTGGGGAATGTACGAGATTCCAAACTCTGTGGCCAGCCAGAATTTCGAGTTCGGCGGATTCGTCCAGGACAATTGGAAAAAGAGCGATCGCCTGACCCTGAATCTCGGAATGCGCTACGAGGTTGTGCGGCCCCGTACCGAGCGCTACAACCAACTCAATTGGCTTGATCCCAATGCTGAGTCTCCGATCACTCTGAATGGCAAGCATCTGTTGGGCGGGGAGCGCTTTGCCAGTTCTCACGATCGGAACTCCTACGCCACTTCTTACAAGAACTTTCAGCCTCGATTTGGTTTTGCCTACCGGCCGTTTCACAACACGGTCATTCGCGGTGGTTACGGAATCTACTTCTCCGCATGGAGAGGCGCAGTGGCCGGAAGTTCCGGAGTTGGACAACAAGGTTTCTACCAGTTGAGCAACCTGGTCACATCGTTCTTTGGCGATGGCGCTACTCCCGCCGCCAGGATGAGCAACCCGTATCCCAACGGTGGGCCGACGAAACCTCCGAAGAGCAGCCTCGGTCTCCTCAATGATGTGGGCTTTGGCAGCTACGGTCCGATTCGGAGTATCAGCAGCAAAATTCCAAATGAGCAAAGCTGGAGTTTCGGGGTGCAACACGAAACGCGTTGGCACATGGTGTTCGACGCGTCCTACGTCGGCAAGAAGGGAACGCATCTTTACTACGCGAATGCCGGCAATCTCAATCACCTGGGGCGCGAAATCGAGCACTTTACGGGAGATCAGATCGCAGAGTTAATCACGTTTGTCGACAATCCTTTTGCCGATCCCGCACAATCGAATGCGTCGCAAGTACTGGATCCAAATAACCCATTACTCTATTCGCAAATTCAGGCGCTACAGCTGAAGTTTGCGTATCCGCAGTTCGGTTCCTTCTCTGGAGACGAGCCGCCGATCGCGAACTCGCTTTATCACGCACTGCAGATTCGCGCCGAGAAGCGCTTTTCGAACGGTCTGGAATTTCTGACCACCTATACATTCTCCAAGTCGATCGACGATTCGTCGTTGACCAGTACCAACAGCGGCTATCTGGGAAGCTTTGCAAGCTTGCAAAACCCGAACAATCCAGGCGGCGAGCGCAGTCTATCCAGCTTCGATATTCCCCATGTTCTTCAGTTCAGCTACACCTACGAGTTGCCAATTGGCCGGGGTAAGTGGATTGGTAACACCTCGAATCCAATACTCAACGGCATCGTAGGTGGATGGCGGACTAATGGAATCTGGCGTTTCAGTAGCGGGCGCCCGATTAATCCTGCTTTGTACGAGTCGCGTCCTCTGCCTACATATGGAGCGCAACGTCCGAATCTGGTCGGTACTCCAAAGCGGAGCGGCGGAAAAGACTCCGACTGGATCCAGCAATACTTCACGAGCGCCGACGGCAGCGACTTCCTGGCGCAACCCGCGCAATACGCATTGGGCACGGCCCCTCGCAGTCTGGGCAGTGTGCGCAATCCGGGCGGAGCGAACGCCGATCTGTCGATGTTTAAGGAGTTCGGCCTCGGCTCGATTCGCGAAGGTATGAGATTGGAGTACCGGCTGGAAAGCTTCAACACGTTCAATCATCCGCAGTTTTGCGGGCCGGATACTACCTATGTGGATCCTGCACTTGGCCTGACCGATACGACCTTCGGCAAGATTTTCTACACTTGTAACAATCCGCGAGAGGTGCAGATGGCTCTCAAACTCTATTGGTAG
- a CDS encoding MFS transporter yields MKQTSARNRTMVGLVFLTFFVMSLLTNILGPIVPDIISSFGVSLAAAAFLPFSFFIAYGVMSIPAGFWVERFNEKPVMIASFLAGTIGSLSFALFPTYHVAVGSLFVMGAGMATLQVAINPLLRVSGGEEHFAFNSAFAQLIFGTASFASPRIYSYLVENLGKPTGKSNWLLTTLAKITPPALPWASMYWIFAVFTVLMIVVLVFLRFPRVERTADESAGSLEMYSSLLRKPMVWAFFLCVFAYVGCEQGTSDWISKFLAQYHGYDPHTTGATAVSWFWGMLTAGCFVGMGLLKLFDSRKVLIGFSVGALLCLTAALFGPARVSLIAFPAIGLFASIMWPVLVSLALNSVSEHHGPFAGILSTGIMGGAVVPLIIGRIGDFAGLRAGVAFLYVTFGCVLSVGFWAKPIITNATILNREELVASGPTA; encoded by the coding sequence ATGAAGCAAACGTCGGCACGAAATCGCACCATGGTCGGTTTGGTCTTCCTGACATTCTTTGTGATGTCGCTGTTGACCAATATCCTCGGCCCGATCGTGCCCGACATTATCAGTAGCTTCGGCGTGAGCCTTGCCGCGGCTGCATTTCTACCTTTTTCCTTCTTCATTGCCTACGGAGTGATGTCGATTCCGGCGGGCTTCTGGGTCGAGCGGTTCAATGAGAAGCCCGTGATGATTGCCTCATTCCTCGCGGGGACGATCGGGTCGCTCAGCTTCGCGCTTTTCCCGACTTACCACGTTGCGGTCGGATCCCTGTTTGTCATGGGTGCAGGCATGGCAACGCTGCAAGTTGCCATCAACCCGCTGTTGCGCGTGTCGGGCGGAGAAGAGCACTTCGCGTTCAATTCGGCGTTCGCCCAATTGATCTTCGGGACCGCGTCGTTCGCAAGCCCGCGAATCTATTCCTACCTGGTGGAGAATCTCGGCAAGCCCACCGGTAAGAGCAACTGGCTCCTCACGACACTGGCGAAAATCACGCCTCCAGCGCTTCCTTGGGCTTCGATGTATTGGATCTTCGCGGTGTTTACCGTGCTCATGATTGTGGTGCTAGTTTTTCTGCGCTTCCCGCGGGTAGAGCGGACGGCAGATGAATCTGCCGGATCGCTGGAGATGTACAGCAGTCTGCTGCGCAAACCGATGGTGTGGGCTTTCTTCTTGTGCGTCTTTGCCTATGTGGGATGCGAACAAGGCACATCCGACTGGATCTCAAAGTTCCTCGCGCAATATCACGGTTACGATCCGCACACGACTGGCGCGACTGCCGTGTCGTGGTTCTGGGGAATGTTGACCGCCGGCTGCTTCGTCGGCATGGGTCTGCTGAAGTTATTCGATAGCCGCAAGGTGCTGATCGGATTTTCCGTCGGCGCACTTCTGTGTTTGACCGCTGCGCTCTTCGGGCCGGCGCGAGTCTCTTTGATCGCGTTTCCGGCGATCGGCTTGTTCGCCTCGATCATGTGGCCCGTGTTGGTGTCTCTGGCTCTGAACTCGGTTTCGGAACATCACGGTCCATTTGCCGGAATCCTCAGCACGGGAATCATGGGAGGCGCGGTCGTCCCTCTGATCATTGGCCGCATCGGTGATTTCGCCGGACTCCGCGCGGGAGTTGCGTTCCTATATGTGACGTTCGGATGCGTTCTCAGTGTTGGTTTCTGGGCAAAGCCAATCATTACGAACGCGACGATCTTGAATCGGGAAGAACTGGTCGCATCGGGTCCAACCGCATGA
- a CDS encoding SIS domain-containing protein, which yields MHDDLTTINGAYLGDILHQPQALESTLAGLETSKALLDLASRLNRGRFHRVVLTGMGSSFHALHPLHLELISQGFTALMVETSELIHYKKKFFDPKTLLIAVSQSGQSAEMVRLVQVNRKHCPVIAVTNTGDSPLAKHATAAVITSAGSEFSVSCKTYVTALMALKWVGDVLCERNLKRTRQELRHACPAAAAYLVDWKDYVRELTQVLQNSRHLFLVGRGASLASAGTGALIIKESDHFHAEGMSSAAFRHGPFEMLGHETFVLVFAGDAKTRDLNRRMLFDIRENGGRTEIVEKDAPLPPFRIAEHGPAIRQILEILPVHMITLALAVQAGREPGRFQLATKVTTIE from the coding sequence ATGCACGACGATCTCACGACTATCAACGGTGCATACCTGGGAGACATTCTTCATCAACCCCAGGCATTGGAGAGCACGCTGGCTGGACTGGAAACCTCGAAGGCGCTGCTGGACTTGGCGTCCCGACTGAACCGCGGACGGTTCCATCGGGTGGTGCTGACTGGCATGGGTTCGTCTTTTCATGCACTGCATCCTCTCCATCTCGAACTCATCAGCCAGGGATTCACCGCACTTATGGTGGAGACTTCCGAACTGATTCATTACAAGAAAAAGTTCTTCGATCCCAAGACGCTGCTGATCGCGGTGTCGCAGTCGGGCCAGAGCGCGGAGATGGTCCGCCTCGTTCAGGTCAACCGCAAGCACTGCCCGGTGATTGCCGTTACTAATACCGGCGACAGCCCGCTCGCGAAACACGCAACTGCCGCCGTGATTACGAGTGCCGGGAGCGAGTTTTCCGTATCCTGCAAAACCTACGTCACGGCTCTCATGGCGCTGAAGTGGGTGGGGGACGTGCTCTGTGAGCGCAATCTCAAGCGCACGCGACAGGAGTTGAGGCACGCGTGCCCGGCTGCGGCCGCTTACCTGGTGGATTGGAAGGACTACGTTCGCGAGCTGACGCAGGTTTTGCAAAACTCCCGTCACTTGTTTCTGGTCGGCCGCGGTGCTTCGCTGGCAAGTGCAGGTACAGGCGCCTTGATCATCAAGGAGTCTGACCATTTCCACGCGGAAGGCATGAGTAGCGCGGCCTTCCGCCATGGGCCTTTTGAAATGCTGGGACATGAAACGTTCGTGCTGGTTTTCGCGGGCGATGCGAAGACGCGCGACTTGAACCGCCGAATGTTGTTCGACATACGCGAGAACGGAGGGCGCACCGAAATCGTCGAGAAGGATGCGCCACTGCCGCCATTCCGTATTGCTGAACACGGTCCGGCCATCCGGCAAATTCTGGAAATACTTCCGGTGCACATGATCACGCTCGCTCTGGCCGTGCAAGCAGGAAGAGAGCCTGGACGTTTTCAGCTGGCAACCAAAGTCACGACGATCGAGTAA
- a CDS encoding ROK family protein, whose translation MIGAVDIGGTKIAVGIVDSAGRVLAHTQCATDAERGYGEALARIENLLRTMASAAGGALAGIGIGSTGPVDPFTGEFGAVNFFPNWCGQNPVKDLARIFGVRVAMENDADAAALAEAGWGAGRNKKRLIYVTVGTGIGAGIILDGQLYRGVDGAHPELGHHVIDTSGPLCDCGFHGCWESLAAGPAMVSWMKVSAPADYPQRDALTAKRICELARDGETWASQAVRREAHYLGLGLANLVTMFAPDAIVLGGSVMKSAVLFLEEIRKTICRCCRFVPYDKTELALASLGEDANLIGAARVWHHRFAREEA comes from the coding sequence ATGATCGGAGCAGTCGATATTGGCGGGACAAAGATTGCCGTGGGCATCGTGGATAGCGCTGGCCGCGTGCTTGCGCATACGCAGTGCGCGACCGACGCCGAACGCGGCTACGGCGAAGCGCTCGCGCGAATCGAAAACCTGCTGCGCACAATGGCGTCGGCGGCTGGTGGGGCACTGGCAGGCATCGGCATTGGCAGCACCGGTCCCGTGGATCCATTCACAGGCGAATTCGGAGCCGTCAATTTTTTCCCAAACTGGTGTGGACAAAATCCCGTGAAGGATCTGGCGCGCATCTTCGGTGTTCGCGTTGCCATGGAAAACGATGCTGACGCCGCTGCGCTTGCTGAGGCCGGATGGGGCGCGGGGCGCAACAAGAAGCGCCTCATCTATGTAACCGTCGGGACCGGAATCGGAGCGGGCATCATTCTCGACGGGCAACTCTATCGCGGGGTCGACGGCGCTCATCCAGAACTGGGACATCACGTGATTGATACATCCGGTCCGCTTTGCGATTGCGGATTTCATGGATGCTGGGAATCGCTGGCGGCTGGTCCAGCCATGGTTTCGTGGATGAAAGTAAGTGCGCCTGCCGACTATCCGCAGCGCGACGCCCTTACGGCGAAACGAATTTGCGAACTCGCCCGCGATGGCGAGACTTGGGCCAGCCAAGCTGTGCGGCGAGAGGCTCACTACCTCGGCCTTGGCCTGGCGAATCTCGTCACCATGTTTGCTCCCGACGCGATTGTGCTCGGAGGAAGCGTCATGAAGAGTGCGGTGCTCTTCCTCGAGGAGATCCGCAAAACGATTTGCCGATGCTGCCGATTTGTACCCTACGACAAAACTGAGTTGGCCCTCGCCTCCTTGGGAGAAGACGCCAACCTGATCGGTGCGGCGCGGGTATGGCATCACCGGTTCGCTAGAGAGGAAGCATAG
- a CDS encoding beta-galactosidase, with product MKTRWLTKLTIVALLVLSFGAICSAQQPARPSTATDAVKKLPPVHLENGYFTRDGKRFLPVGAHWVPAKAAMQWPVEWDPKDIEADFAKMHELGYSIVRFDTMWAWFEPRPGDYKPVAFQQLDYLVSLAHKYQIYLHPSLFIGGEVGEAYWDVPWRHGRHPHADPEMLRLETNLAAEFGKHYANESAIIAWDLTDEPPFWIVQGQTTDAMAINWTRLIAGAIRREDKLHPIVVGTSGEEIGHGPFRPDNIAKEVDFFSVHPFTIYGPDLFPDPMLSERGTYGAAFEIALSSGAGRPAMIHEMGGSTAQYSPDRVALYDRLQIYSGIAAGSIGVDLWCYTDASPEQYHKAPYLRTPQETRWGMTTWDRQDKPLATEFKKISKIVGQMDLTGVSPAPAEVAILIPGEWARTHGDFSGFGLTGPEVTPYVSTFDGDAMPGQPQPNLGSDNQWLMSSALNTFILAHRAGLKADFPREHDNWNSRPMLFLPSPLTSTASVITHVHSDFYEKARNYVENGGFLYASVAADAAIPDMETIFGARLVDTNTASEVTLKIVEPFGGLKPGDTFHYTLPGANPRMWGALLEVKGGKVIAVDQDGRPALVANTVGSGKTLLSAYPIETYLANTPSAFEKPESTHRIYEAFRNWTGVKPAFQSDQPSVEVTSLRADQRGYAVVVNHSAQAVSTTISTSLSVKSIRQMGTDGPKPLSMNGSTWKTELQPYEAVIVEWK from the coding sequence ATGAAGACGCGTTGGCTGACCAAGCTCACAATCGTGGCCTTACTGGTGCTGTCGTTTGGTGCAATTTGCTCTGCGCAGCAACCGGCACGACCCTCAACTGCGACCGATGCTGTCAAAAAGCTGCCACCTGTTCACCTGGAAAATGGCTACTTCACGCGTGATGGCAAGCGATTCCTTCCGGTGGGGGCGCACTGGGTTCCGGCAAAGGCGGCGATGCAGTGGCCGGTCGAATGGGATCCCAAAGACATCGAAGCTGATTTTGCGAAGATGCACGAACTGGGCTACAGCATCGTCCGCTTCGACACGATGTGGGCATGGTTCGAGCCGCGTCCTGGGGACTACAAGCCGGTCGCATTCCAGCAACTCGATTACCTTGTGTCGCTGGCGCACAAATATCAGATCTATCTTCATCCGTCATTGTTCATTGGGGGCGAGGTTGGTGAAGCGTACTGGGACGTGCCATGGCGGCATGGACGGCATCCGCATGCGGACCCGGAAATGCTTCGTTTGGAAACGAATCTCGCGGCTGAGTTCGGAAAGCATTACGCCAATGAAAGCGCGATCATCGCATGGGACCTGACCGACGAGCCTCCGTTCTGGATCGTGCAAGGACAGACCACCGACGCCATGGCGATCAACTGGACTCGCCTGATCGCAGGTGCGATTCGTCGCGAAGACAAACTCCATCCCATCGTGGTCGGGACCAGCGGGGAAGAGATCGGCCACGGACCGTTTCGTCCAGACAACATCGCGAAGGAAGTTGATTTCTTCAGCGTGCATCCGTTCACGATCTACGGCCCCGATCTGTTTCCGGATCCCATGCTCTCTGAGCGTGGCACCTATGGCGCTGCATTTGAGATTGCACTGTCGAGTGGCGCGGGCCGTCCCGCGATGATTCACGAGATGGGCGGATCGACGGCGCAGTATTCGCCCGATCGTGTAGCCCTCTATGACCGCCTGCAGATTTATTCGGGGATCGCGGCGGGATCGATCGGTGTCGACCTGTGGTGCTACACAGATGCATCGCCCGAGCAGTATCACAAAGCGCCCTATCTGCGAACTCCGCAGGAAACGCGTTGGGGAATGACGACATGGGATCGCCAGGACAAGCCGCTGGCGACCGAGTTTAAGAAGATATCGAAAATTGTTGGGCAGATGGATTTGACCGGCGTATCACCTGCTCCCGCCGAAGTTGCGATTCTCATCCCGGGAGAATGGGCGCGCACGCACGGAGATTTCTCCGGCTTCGGACTGACTGGTCCAGAGGTCACGCCCTACGTTTCCACCTTTGATGGCGATGCCATGCCCGGACAGCCCCAGCCAAATCTGGGCAGCGATAACCAATGGTTGATGAGTTCCGCGTTGAACACTTTTATTCTGGCTCACCGTGCGGGACTAAAAGCTGATTTTCCACGTGAGCATGACAACTGGAACTCGCGGCCGATGCTCTTTCTACCGTCGCCGCTGACCAGCACAGCCAGTGTCATCACCCACGTGCACTCGGATTTCTACGAGAAAGCTCGGAATTATGTCGAGAACGGCGGCTTCTTGTACGCGTCGGTAGCGGCGGACGCAGCGATTCCGGACATGGAGACAATTTTCGGAGCGCGACTTGTGGACACGAATACGGCGTCCGAAGTGACGCTGAAAATAGTGGAGCCTTTCGGTGGATTGAAGCCGGGCGACACGTTTCATTACACGCTTCCCGGAGCGAATCCCCGCATGTGGGGGGCGCTGCTGGAAGTGAAAGGCGGCAAGGTGATTGCCGTCGATCAGGATGGGCGACCCGCGCTGGTTGCGAATACGGTCGGATCAGGCAAGACGCTGCTGTCTGCATATCCGATTGAAACGTATCTCGCGAATACGCCGTCCGCGTTCGAGAAACCTGAATCCACCCATCGCATTTACGAAGCGTTCCGCAACTGGACAGGTGTCAAGCCGGCATTCCAGAGCGATCAGCCATCTGTAGAAGTGACCTCGCTGCGCGCGGATCAGCGCGGCTATGCAGTGGTGGTGAATCACAGCGCGCAGGCCGTGAGCACAACGATTTCTACATCACTGTCCGTGAAGTCGATCCGGCAGATGGGAACGGACGGTCCCAAGCCGCTGTCGATGAACGGCTCAACCTGGAAGACGGAATTGCAACCGTATGAAGCGGTAATCGTGGAGTGGAAGTGA
- a CDS encoding DUF4434 domain-containing protein: protein MSLRRQSVISVFMMCWCCLAAGAAQPCSSPSLRGSFVQPALGDAWTLKQWRHEFQSMKAAGLDQMVIQWTADSKDQTTIYPSALAGYTQDTHHDVVERALHAADGSGVKIYLGLQINNDWWTKYLNDADWLRNEASIANLLADDLTRRYRLHPSLAGWYLGFEVDNIETAPAQWDNLISFYRTVGQHLHKLTPGKPIIISPFFESRSGLSSAEWQTMWEYILKRSPIDIMALQDGVGAGHVTPTQLPEWFGATRNAIHNARPRMALWADTETFKAGFVTMPIRSIVDDMCAVQPYVTGYLSFSFNHYLSPQQANPLYYQTYMGYRATGKVESVSPTQPLNVSGVAVDSLTVQLTWTASTDNLGVIGYRILRDGTRATTTHDVETTYEDNGLTPGTTYSYQIEALDAAGNASVASDPVTVTTPPPHLYPINLALGKQYSTTMPADASYPDSLGVELTDGILDSSNFADPAWQGRATTKTYSFTIDLGATHDIKEIRSDWLQDEASGILLPKQVHCSVSTDNVIFKTVGTVKKPLLNDDTQAFWYTLTDLTGVKGRYVQVQVVPGSSAGWTFIDEIEVRQ from the coding sequence GTGTCTCTTCGTCGACAATCCGTGATCAGCGTCTTCATGATGTGTTGGTGCTGCCTCGCTGCTGGCGCCGCACAACCGTGTTCGAGTCCTTCGTTGCGCGGATCGTTTGTGCAACCAGCGCTTGGTGATGCCTGGACTTTAAAACAGTGGCGTCACGAATTCCAATCCATGAAGGCAGCGGGCCTCGATCAGATGGTCATTCAATGGACGGCCGATAGCAAGGATCAGACCACGATCTATCCGTCGGCGCTCGCCGGTTACACCCAAGACACGCATCACGATGTTGTGGAGCGCGCTCTGCATGCGGCCGATGGGAGTGGCGTCAAAATATACCTGGGACTACAAATCAATAATGATTGGTGGACGAAGTACCTGAATGATGCGGACTGGCTCAGGAACGAGGCCAGCATTGCCAATCTTCTCGCGGACGATCTCACGCGGCGCTACCGGCTTCATCCATCACTGGCGGGATGGTATCTGGGATTTGAAGTCGACAACATCGAAACCGCTCCCGCTCAGTGGGACAATCTGATTTCGTTTTACAGAACGGTTGGGCAGCACCTCCATAAATTGACGCCGGGGAAGCCGATCATCATTTCGCCCTTCTTCGAGTCGCGGTCCGGTCTCTCCTCTGCCGAATGGCAGACGATGTGGGAATACATCCTGAAGCGGAGCCCAATCGACATCATGGCGTTGCAGGATGGCGTGGGTGCGGGCCATGTGACGCCTACGCAACTACCGGAGTGGTTCGGAGCGACCAGAAACGCGATTCACAATGCTCGTCCTCGAATGGCGTTGTGGGCGGACACAGAAACATTCAAGGCGGGATTCGTGACCATGCCGATCCGCTCCATCGTCGACGACATGTGTGCCGTGCAGCCGTATGTGACCGGCTATCTCAGTTTCAGTTTCAACCACTACTTGAGTCCGCAGCAGGCCAATCCGTTGTACTACCAGACTTACATGGGCTATCGCGCCACGGGAAAAGTGGAATCGGTCTCGCCGACGCAGCCCTTGAACGTCAGCGGAGTGGCCGTCGATTCCCTTACCGTTCAACTCACATGGACTGCCTCCACGGACAATTTAGGCGTGATCGGCTACCGGATTTTACGGGACGGCACGCGGGCAACGACGACGCATGACGTTGAGACTACCTACGAAGACAACGGACTAACGCCCGGAACGACCTACTCCTACCAGATTGAAGCACTGGATGCGGCGGGGAATGCTTCGGTCGCAAGCGATCCGGTCACGGTGACGACTCCGCCACCGCACCTGTATCCCATCAACCTAGCTCTGGGCAAACAGTACAGCACGACGATGCCAGCGGATGCGAGCTATCCCGACAGCTTGGGTGTTGAGTTGACGGACGGAATTCTGGATTCCTCGAACTTCGCCGATCCAGCCTGGCAGGGCCGAGCGACGACGAAGACATATTCGTTCACGATTGATCTGGGCGCGACCCATGACATTAAAGAAATTCGCAGTGACTGGCTTCAGGATGAGGCGTCGGGAATTCTCTTGCCGAAGCAAGTTCACTGCTCAGTCTCGACAGATAACGTGATTTTCAAAACGGTCGGCACGGTGAAGAAGCCGTTGCTGAACGATGACACGCAAGCATTCTGGTACACGCTCACAGATTTGACAGGAGTGAAGGGACGCTACGTGCAGGTACAGGTCGTGCCCGGATCCAGCGCCGGCTGGACATTCATCGACGAGATCGAAGTGCGCCAGTAA